GCGTATGGGTCGAGCAGAACTTTGACTCCATGATCCCTGCTTTGAAGGCCAGGAAGTTCGACGCCATCCTCTCGGCCTTCAGCGCCACCCCCGTGCGCCGTCAACAGGTGGACTTCACCAACAAGATTTACGTGGCCCCGTCTGCGTTGATTGCCAAAGCCGATTCCGGAATTCTGCCGGACGACGACTCGTTGAAAGGCAAGTCGGTCGGGGTCATCCAGGGCTCATTGCAGGAAACCTACGCCAAAAACGTGTGGGCCCCGAAAGGTGCGCGCATCCAGTCTTACCAGACTCAGGATCAGATCTTTCAGGACCTGATCACAGGTCGCCTGCAAGCGTCTTTCCAGGCGGCGGTTCAAGGCGATATCGGGCTGCTGCAAACGCCTCGAGGCGCGGGCTACGCCTTTGCCGGGGCACCGATCACGGACAAGAGCATCATTGGAGACGGTGTCGCGATCGGCGTACGAAAAGGGCAGGACGACCTGGTGCAGAAAATCAATGCATCGATCGTCGCGATCCGGGAGTCGGGGGAGTACGACAAGATCGCCAGCCGGTACTTTAGCTTCAATGTCTACGGCGATTGAGTCTGCGTCGCGAATGAGCTCAGCGGGGAGTGGGTAATTACGAGCGGGTAGAGCACGGTAAATGCGAAGCCCTGCAAGTCACTCACTCGCCGCCAACACCTGCGCAAGACGCTTAGCCGCCAGCGCCAGAACACACGCGTCTCAGGTGGCAACCCGCCTTGATACCTCTTTTGCCAAGGGGCCTTTGATTCTTACGGCTATCCTTGCTTCGTCGACCATCGTGCTGGCGCTGCTACAACCTCGCAATTGAACCTTGCTGCGAAGTGGGGTGGGGCGGTGCCCGGGCGGTGACTGAAAACACGATTTGGCGTTTCAGTTGTTCTGTTGACGGAACCTGTCTTCACCGTGGAGTGAACCCGCCATGACCCTGGTCCATAAACTGTTTGTCGGCGTTGCACTGACCGGCCTGCTACTCGCCGGCTGTACCTCTCAGGTCACAGAGCGCGAGCAATACTCCGGCTACCTCTCCAACTACAGCGACCTGAAGGAAGTGACCACCACCACGGGTGAGAAGTCGTTGCGCTGGGTGAGCCCGTCGTGGAACCCGGATGCCTATGACACCATCGCGTTCAGGACGCTGGAGTTTTATCCGGCGCCAAAACCCAATGAGCAGGTCAACCGGCAGACATTGGCCGACTTGCAGTACTACATGTCCAGGACGGCCAAAAGCGTGCTGGGCCGCAAATACAAAAGGGCCTCCAGCGCGGCCGCTGCACCGGCAGGATCACACCCGCTGATCCTGCGCGCGGCCATCACCGGCGTCAGCGCGTCGAACGAAGGCATGAAGTGGTATGAAGTGATGCCGATCGCCGCCGTTGTCGGCGCGACACAGGCCGCCACCGGGCATCGGGACCAGGACACGAATCTGTACATCGAAGCCGAGTTCATTGACGCGAGGACCCATCAGACGATGGCCAAGGTGGTGCGCAAGGTATTCGGCAGCCAGCTGGAAAACGAGAGTCAGAAGATCACCACCAAAGACTTCAAAGCCGCCATCGACAAAATGAACACCGATCTCTGGACGTTCGTGAACAGATGAAGGACTCGATAAACGGTGTTCCTGCGCGGCGATTGATTGATCCAGATTAATGCACGCTCCGATACCCATTGACCTGACGGGTTCGAATCAACAGACTTTCCGGCTCTTTTGATTTTCCGAGGTCTGTCAGATGCTTAAATCATTGTCTGTCGTTGCGTTCAGCCTTCTTGTCTCTCAATA
This genomic interval from Pseudomonas putida contains the following:
- a CDS encoding transporter substrate-binding domain-containing protein, with the translated sequence MNIKPVERGFDMNKKVASAFTLASLFAAFGAQAEPTLKFGVDPSYPPFEKKMPDGSLSGFDIELGEAICANLQVKCVWVEQNFDSMIPALKARKFDAILSAFSATPVRRQQVDFTNKIYVAPSALIAKADSGILPDDDSLKGKSVGVIQGSLQETYAKNVWAPKGARIQSYQTQDQIFQDLITGRLQASFQAAVQGDIGLLQTPRGAGYAFAGAPITDKSIIGDGVAIGVRKGQDDLVQKINASIVAIRESGEYDKIASRYFSFNVYGD
- a CDS encoding DUF3313 domain-containing protein is translated as MTLVHKLFVGVALTGLLLAGCTSQVTEREQYSGYLSNYSDLKEVTTTTGEKSLRWVSPSWNPDAYDTIAFRTLEFYPAPKPNEQVNRQTLADLQYYMSRTAKSVLGRKYKRASSAAAAPAGSHPLILRAAITGVSASNEGMKWYEVMPIAAVVGATQAATGHRDQDTNLYIEAEFIDARTHQTMAKVVRKVFGSQLENESQKITTKDFKAAIDKMNTDLWTFVNR